Below is a window of Vibrio aerogenes DNA.
ATCGGGAAGAGTTTGATGTCAAATCATTGAAAAGATCGAAAAAAGCCAGTTTTTACTGGTATCAGTCTCTGATTAAAAACAATACTTCTGAGGTCAGTGATTAAGGCCGGATGACCCACAACACCCCGAGCGGCGAGTTGTGGGTCAATAGCCAATTGCGCCAATAGAAAGCAATCAGTTGCCCGGCTGTCCCTGCCCGGCAGCGTTGCTGACCGGACCAGTGAGATGCCGGGGTTCACCGGGCTGTGCCGTGTTCACCCGGTAATCTTTTTCAGCGGTGTATAAATCATCCTGATAAGCCAGGCTGCCCCACATCGCGTTTGCATGGGCACGTTTGATGATACTTTTTGCCACGGGTGCCGGGGTTAGCTTTTCTGTCTTTGGGTCAAATGTGTAAGTGCTGGCCGGTTTACCCGGTTCAAACAGCACGACCTGATGGTCGGCCGTCATCCAGCCGAAGTTTTTATCCCGCTGCATCAATGCCCGTTGCTTTTCTTTCGCTAACGGTTGGGTCAGATCAAAGCCAATCATTGGATTTTTGCTGCTGATTCCGGCCAGAGACAGCATGGTTGGCGCCAGATCGAGCTGGCTGACGAGGCGGTCATCCTGCCGGGGTGCAACCCCATCTCCGATGATGATGGCCGGAATATGGAAATGAGCCACAGGTAGCGGGGTTGCCCCATAGGTGCGGGCATCGTGATCAGCCACAATGACAAAGATAGTGTTATGCCAGTAATTTGACTGCCGGGCTTTTTCAAAAAACTTTCCGATGGCGTAATCGGCGTATTTCACCGCATTCTGGACCGTATCAGCCGGTGTATTGTAAGGCTTAATTCTGCCCGCCGGATATTCAAACGGGCTGTGGTTCGAGCTGGAAAAAACTAAACTGAAAAATGGCTTATTCTCAGCACTGAAACGGGAAAACTGCTCGTCTGCCTTGCGGTAAAGGTCTTCATCGGAAGCCCCCCATGAGCCGACAAAAGCTGGCTGGCTGAAGGTCGGGAAATCCTGAATATTGGTAAACCCGTTGCCAAGGAAAAAGCTCTTCATGTTGTCGAAATGGCTTTCACCGCCATAAATAAACTGTGTGGTGTAGCCTTGTGATTTCAGCAGGTCAGCGACCGAGAAGAAATTGTGCTGGCTTTTACCCAGCTTAACGACTGAACGGGAAGGGGTCGGCGGAAATCCGCTGACGACTGCTTCAATGCCGCGCACAGAGCGGGTGCCTGTTGCGTACATTTGCTTAAAAGCCCAGCCCTGGTGGATGAGTTGATCAAGGTGAGGAGAGGCATCGATACCGCCCAGACTTTTGATAAACTGCGCGCCGTGGCTCTCCAGCAGCAGGACGACAATATTTTTCTTCTGTCCCTGATGATGACTGATGTGGTTCGCCAGTGTTGGTTGTTTGGCTGAGATAAAATCATTGGGTGCAACATTCATTGACTGGCGGATTTCCCGGATAATATCGGCTTTGGCCATTTTGGGATAAAACTGAAATGCACTGGCTTCATCAGAGATTTGTCTGATAGCAAACAAAACCGAATAGGAGGAATTCAGTGTTAAGTCATTCAGGAGCGGGTCGGTGGAAAAAGCAACCATGGCCGGATTCAGGGGACGGTGTCCGAGTGTTGAGCGTGCTCCGGCAATACCGAAAGCCAGCACAAGTATCGCCAGTACCGGACGCCAGTACCAGCGGATTGAACGGACATTGGTCGTCCAGCTTTTGGTGCTGCGCCAGATAAAAATAACAGCCACTGTTGTGAAAATTGTTCCGGCAATCAGCGGTAACTTATAGCCATGCCACAGCATGGTGAAGACTTCTTTCGGATAAGCGAGATATTCAATAAACAACCGGTTTGGTCTGAGGTCGTACTCTGCAATAAAAGTTGGTGTGGCCACTTCCATAAAGATTAAAAACATCAGGCCACCAGTGATCCAGAGCCGTAAAATCAGTGACCAGAAAGGTTCAAGCCTGCGGATACCGGACAGCCAGCAGGACAAAAATGCCGGTACAATCAACAGCCAGCAAACGGTGGCGATATCAACCCGCAATCCATTGAGCAGCAACTGCGACCAGGCATCATGGGCACTGACACGGTCAAACTGCCAAAGAGCCAGTCCGGTCCGGAACAATGTCAGCATTATTAAGGCGGAGAAACCGGCTGTCAGCACAGAAAACAGGGGTCCCGGTGATTTTTTCATACAACTTCCTTCATCAAATCATCAGCGTGGCGGCAGTCAGGGTATGTTTTGATTCTTAAGAAATACTTAAGGCAGCCTGAATCAATATGTTTTTCATTAATACGTATTTTATTAATAGATACTGTGTTTTTATACAGTCATTTTGTTGTGTGGAATAAATAACCTGTGCTAATCTGAGACGAAAAAATGTCCGGGCTTCGACGTGTCCGGATGACAAAGGTCGGCTGATACAGGAGAAAAGATCATGGATTCAATATTATATACCGGTCCCGATGGCGCATCCCGCTGCCGGTGGTGTGGCGCGACGGAAGCGTTTCTTGATTATCATGATAAGGAATGGGGTTTTCCTGTTGCAGATGATCAACGATTGTTTGAGAAGTTATGCCTGGAAAGTTTTCAGTCCGGCTTAAGCTGGCGAACAATTTTGGCAAAACGGGAAAATTTTCGTCAGGCTTTTCATCAGTTCGATATTCAGCGTGTCGCTGAATTTACGGCAGAAGATGTTGAACGACTATTGCAAAATGAAGGGATTATTCGTCACCGGGGAAAAATTGAAGCGGTGATGAATAATGCCCGTTGTGCATTAAAGCTGATTGAGCAGGAAGGCTCACTGGCTGCTTATTTCTGGCGGCATGAACCTGACCCGGCCACTTTACCACCGCCGCAAACGGTGTCTCAGTCACCTCTCTCTGCGGACATTTCAAAACAGTTAAAAAAGATGGGGTGGAAATTTGTCGGCCCGACAACGGTATATTCTTTCTTACAGGCGATGGGCATGATCAACGATCATGAAGAAGGATGTGTGTGCCGGGAAAAAGTCGAACAGGCGAAAGCGGTTTTCAAGCGCCCTGTCTGATACAGCCAGCGGCTGTTGGCTCCGGGCGCTATCCGAAAGCAAACAAACGGGGCTGTTAAGCCCCGTTTGTTGTGGCAATCAATGCTTGTTGTGAGAATAAATGAGCCAATGCATTAATGACTCACAATCCGGCAGACAAAATTCTCTGCCTTTTCAGAGTCACCGCTGCCTTTGTAGACGGCAATCTTCGGATAAGGACACAGTGGACGGGTCCGGTCTGCGGACCAGTCTGAGGGGAGCTCACGGTTGACACCGCCCGCATTGCCGGTTCCCCGTGCTGTTGCAATAATCCGGTCGGGTGCTTCACCGTACTCAACCCAGTCAACCAGCGCGCCTATCGCATCATACTGATCTGCTGCGATACCGCCACGGGAGTGGTTCATCCCCGGCACCCGGAAATACCGCACAAAATCCGTCGCGTCACCGTGATTTTCAGCCGTCAGTGCGTTGTACCAGTTTTCTGTATCGACGGTAGAATAAACCGGATCTGCCGTCCCCAGCATCACGATCATCTTATCGCCCAGATGGTGCATCCGCGACAGGTTCGTCACATGAGGCGGATACATAAAGTCAACCGCACTTGTTGTATAAACATCTGTGGTCGCGTAAATCTTAGGGGCGTCAGAGTCCATGTCGAAACTCAGGGCAAACTCACGTTGTAATGCTGGTGTGGTATTCAGCGTGGTATCGGTAAGTGGCGGGGTCATAAACACATAAGCCACAGACAAAGGATCACGATTACCTACAGATGCATTAAATTTCCAGCCAGCCCATGACCGTCCGGCAATACCGGGATCGTAGACAAACGGCGCATAAAGCGCATCACCATTGCTGTTTTTTGCGCCGGAGAAAATCGCCGCAATCGCATCTTTCTGTTTGTCGGTCAGGCAGGTGCCGTCACGCTCTCCTTCACAAGACGGGACATCGCGGTGCAGATCAAATGCCTGCTGACAACCATCGGTGTCAAACACCATACCGTCAGCCAGGCCATCCAGCGTATCACATTTGGATAGAATCGCCTGAGAAACCAGACTGCGTTCCGCCGTGGTAAATGCCGTGCTCAGGTCATCCGTATCTGTGGCGACAGACGCCAGTTGTTGTGCACTGTATAACTGGGCAATGGCGGTATTGGGCAGGTGGAAGCCGGGGTTATGTGCGAGATAACCATCATATTCAGCCGGAATCCGCGCAGCCGCAACCATGGTATGACGGCCACCATTCGATGCACCGCCGATGTAGGAATAATCAGGTTGCTTACCATATGTTTCTTCCACCAGTGCTTTTGCCATCGGCGTTAGTTTTTGCACTGCCTGATAGCCGTAATCAAGCCTGGCTTGAGGATCGAGCCCGAAGGTACCGTTCTGAGCAGATGAGTGGCCTGCGTCAGAGCTGATGACGGCAAATCCCTGATAGAGTGCATTGGTGACGGGACCACCACCACTGATACTGCCCTCAGCGGTGACAATTCTGCCGTCCAGCCCGCCATTGGCCTGATAGAAGAAACGACCGTTCCAGTCGAGCGGCAGACGCATCTCAAAACCAATCGCATAAGTTTGCCCATCGACCGGGCTGACCCGTTCGAACATTTTCCCTTCGACAACGCAGTGAGCACCAATCGGCTGACCTGCAACTTTAAGATCGCCTGATGCTGCGAGCTGAATCGAAGTAATTTGGGTGTTGGCATATGAAAAATCTTCCAGAAACTGGCAGGATGAATTTTCCAGACGGACGCCAACGGCTGGTGATTTATGTTTGGCATGGGAGCCATCTTCCCAGCTGCAGCCCACTGCGTAAACTGACGTTAGCAGTCCGATTGCATAAATGAGTTTATTCTTTTTCATAATTTCCTCGTGATTTGAAGGCACTCATATGTACCGTTCTCATTTTTGTCTGATTCATATCATATTTTGATATGAATCATTACACATGAGTGTCAACAGAGATGAAAGTTCCTCACAAATGTTCAATTTTGAGTTTTTGGTTGTTATTTTTTTATTTTAATGAGCAAAAAGTTGATATTGTGCGCATGATGGCACGGTGCAGCGGAATCTGTTTTTTACGACAGGCAGACAAGGGCGCGCTGCCCTTGTGTTATGAATGAAAATGAGGGGTGTCTTTGAGAGATGAATCGCTCATCAAAGTTTGCTGACCACGCTGTTGACAGCGGCTAATACATCCTGACCAAACGCGACGCTGCGCTCCGGAGACCAGCCATAAAACTCGTCCGGATGTTGGTTATGATCTTTAAATGGCATTTCAACCGTGTAAGAAAGACATTTGAATTGCTCAGCAACCCAATTTGAACCGACAGTCAGATTGGCCTGACCCGGTTTATCTTTCTCATAGCCGATGTCGTCCTGAAATTCAGGGGTAATCGTCAGCAGTGCCTGTTTAAAAGCGTTTTCTTTGTCGGCGAGCGCCTGATCATAAGAAGGAATACCTTCAGAACCTGCAACGAAGTTGTACGGAATGGCTTCATCACCGTGAATATCAAGGAACATATCAACGCCGTGTTTCAACATCTGCTCCCGGACATAATAAACCTCCGGGCTTTTTTCGACAGAAGGTGACTGCCATTCCCGGTTGAGGTTGACACCAACCGCATTGGTGCGCAGGTGACCACGAATACTGCCGTCCGGGTTCATGTTCGGGACAACATAAAATACGGCTTGATCCAGCAGGGCTTTACCAACAGTATCTGTTTCATCCAGCAGACGTTGCAGTAAGCCTTCAACAAACCATTCTGCCATGGTTTCACCAGGGTGCTGGCGCGCTGTAATCCAAATTCGTTTTTTGTGTTCAGCCGGCTCGCCGATCGTCAGCAGGCTGATATCGTTGCCATCGAGTGTGTGTCCGAGCGTGGTCAGTTCACAGGCAGAATGCATTTGAGCCTGATGCAGCAAATCCTGATGGCGGTCATAGCTGTAAGGCGCAAAGTAAGCGAAATAAATGGAACCATATTCAGGAATGACCCGGAAACTCAGGGTGTCACCATCAAACTCTGCCGGAATGCGGAACCATTCCTCCCGATCATAAGAAGCAACGACATCATAATCTTTCCAGCCTTCCGGATAGGCAGATTTTGCCAGATTCACCAGTTTAATCTGATGGGATTGATGTGCAGTGGTTTCCAGACGGAAATGGAACCACTGATAAAACTCAGACTGATGGTCGGCAGGGATCGAGAGCTGAATATCCTCCGGAGATTGTGCTTTTTCAACCCGGATATTGCCACTTTCAAAATTACTGAATATTTTCATGTTGGTTTGTCTGTTGATTGGAAAAGTACACACAGTAGCAGCTAATTCATTGCTTTTGAAGATGATGATTCAGCCGCTGCCCCTAAATAATCAAGGAGCCTGATTGTAGCTCACTTATGCGGTATTGAATTTTTCGCATCAAAGCCCTGCACATGCATCCTGAGCGATGTGGCCGCAATTCACCTGAAGATGGATGGGCTCATATTTATTATTGTGGCAGTGTCAGTGTTGCCATACAGCCCGGACTATCACGACGGTCGCGAAGGGTATAATCCCCGCCGTGATTTTGCGCAATCTGCCGGCACAGCATCAGGCCGATGCCGCTGCCGCCGGATTTGGTACTGTAAAAGGGGACAAACAAGTTGTCCGGGTTGGTGATGCCGGTGCCTCTGTCAGTGATGATCAGCGTTGTTGAACCGGGCTGTTGTTGCCAGTTGATCTCAATCGGCTGCTGTTTGTCTGCCATCGCTTCATCGGCATTTTTCAGTGTGTTGATCAGCAGTTGTTGCAGTTGTGCCGGATCAACCTGAATCTCAATGGGTGTTTCTGTGAGCAGTGTGATGGGGCGATCGGTGAAAAGGGGCAGTACCGAACGGATGAGTGAGTCGATGCGGGTCTGTGTCAGTTTTGGCTCCGGCAACTGGGTCAGCTGCCGGTAGCTGTTGATAAACTGCTTGAGGTTTCCGGCCCGTTCTTCAATCATGGCTAGTCCGTGATCCACTTCCCGCAGTGCATCGTCTTTTGTTTCCGGCAGCAACTGGCGCAAAGTCTGACTCAGTGAAGCCACT
It encodes the following:
- a CDS encoding M14 family metallopeptidase, which gives rise to MKIFSNFESGNIRVEKAQSPEDIQLSIPADHQSEFYQWFHFRLETTAHQSHQIKLVNLAKSAYPEGWKDYDVVASYDREEWFRIPAEFDGDTLSFRVIPEYGSIYFAYFAPYSYDRHQDLLHQAQMHSACELTTLGHTLDGNDISLLTIGEPAEHKKRIWITARQHPGETMAEWFVEGLLQRLLDETDTVGKALLDQAVFYVVPNMNPDGSIRGHLRTNAVGVNLNREWQSPSVEKSPEVYYVREQMLKHGVDMFLDIHGDEAIPYNFVAGSEGIPSYDQALADKENAFKQALLTITPEFQDDIGYEKDKPGQANLTVGSNWVAEQFKCLSYTVEMPFKDHNQHPDEFYGWSPERSVAFGQDVLAAVNSVVSKL
- a CDS encoding LTA synthase family protein, with protein sequence MKKSPGPLFSVLTAGFSALIMLTLFRTGLALWQFDRVSAHDAWSQLLLNGLRVDIATVCWLLIVPAFLSCWLSGIRRLEPFWSLILRLWITGGLMFLIFMEVATPTFIAEYDLRPNRLFIEYLAYPKEVFTMLWHGYKLPLIAGTIFTTVAVIFIWRSTKSWTTNVRSIRWYWRPVLAILVLAFGIAGARSTLGHRPLNPAMVAFSTDPLLNDLTLNSSYSVLFAIRQISDEASAFQFYPKMAKADIIREIRQSMNVAPNDFISAKQPTLANHISHHQGQKKNIVVLLLESHGAQFIKSLGGIDASPHLDQLIHQGWAFKQMYATGTRSVRGIEAVVSGFPPTPSRSVVKLGKSQHNFFSVADLLKSQGYTTQFIYGGESHFDNMKSFFLGNGFTNIQDFPTFSQPAFVGSWGASDEDLYRKADEQFSRFSAENKPFFSLVFSSSNHSPFEYPAGRIKPYNTPADTVQNAVKYADYAIGKFFEKARQSNYWHNTIFVIVADHDARTYGATPLPVAHFHIPAIIIGDGVAPRQDDRLVSQLDLAPTMLSLAGISSKNPMIGFDLTQPLAKEKQRALMQRDKNFGWMTADHQVVLFEPGKPASTYTFDPKTEKLTPAPVAKSIIKRAHANAMWGSLAYQDDLYTAEKDYRVNTAQPGEPRHLTGPVSNAAGQGQPGN
- a CDS encoding tannase/feruloyl esterase family alpha/beta hydrolase, producing the protein MKKNKLIYAIGLLTSVYAVGCSWEDGSHAKHKSPAVGVRLENSSCQFLEDFSYANTQITSIQLAASGDLKVAGQPIGAHCVVEGKMFERVSPVDGQTYAIGFEMRLPLDWNGRFFYQANGGLDGRIVTAEGSISGGGPVTNALYQGFAVISSDAGHSSAQNGTFGLDPQARLDYGYQAVQKLTPMAKALVEETYGKQPDYSYIGGASNGGRHTMVAAARIPAEYDGYLAHNPGFHLPNTAIAQLYSAQQLASVATDTDDLSTAFTTAERSLVSQAILSKCDTLDGLADGMVFDTDGCQQAFDLHRDVPSCEGERDGTCLTDKQKDAIAAIFSGAKNSNGDALYAPFVYDPGIAGRSWAGWKFNASVGNRDPLSVAYVFMTPPLTDTTLNTTPALQREFALSFDMDSDAPKIYATTDVYTTSAVDFMYPPHVTNLSRMHHLGDKMIVMLGTADPVYSTVDTENWYNALTAENHGDATDFVRYFRVPGMNHSRGGIAADQYDAIGALVDWVEYGEAPDRIIATARGTGNAGGVNRELPSDWSADRTRPLCPYPKIAVYKGSGDSEKAENFVCRIVSH
- a CDS encoding DNA-3-methyladenine glycosylase I, with product MDSILYTGPDGASRCRWCGATEAFLDYHDKEWGFPVADDQRLFEKLCLESFQSGLSWRTILAKRENFRQAFHQFDIQRVAEFTAEDVERLLQNEGIIRHRGKIEAVMNNARCALKLIEQEGSLAAYFWRHEPDPATLPPPQTVSQSPLSADISKQLKKMGWKFVGPTTVYSFLQAMGMINDHEEGCVCREKVEQAKAVFKRPV